The Trinickia caryophylli genomic sequence TTTGAGCACGCTTGCGCCCGCCTCCGCGATCGCTTCATCGTGCTGCGGCTTATCGGCGGATACGCCGATCGCGCGACTACGCTGCCGTTCGAGACCGGGGTTGCCCGGCGTGGCGTTTGATGTACTTTCCGGCTCAGTCTTCGTCGCTCAGCAGCTTGTCGAGCGGCACACCGTGCTTGACGAACGGCGATCGGATCACGATATAGCTGAAGTATTTCTCGATGCCCAGATTGCGATCCAGCAGCCGTTCGACGACTTCCTGGTAATGCCCGATGTCCTTCACGACGAATTTGAGCAAATAGTCGTAACCGCCGCTCACCAGATGGCATTCGGTGATTTCGTCGATGTCGCGTACGTTCGCCTCGAACCGGACGAAGTCGTCGCGTCGATGATCGCGAAGCATGACCTCGGTAAACACGCTCACGGTGTTCGTCAGCTTGGCCATGTTGATATGGGCACCGTATCCCGAGATCACGCCCGCCGCTTCCAGACGCTTGACACGCTGCAGGCACGGGCTGGCCGACAGACCCACGGCTGCGGCGAGGTTCGCATTCGTGGTGTTGCCGTTTCTCTGCAGCTCGGCGAGGATCTTGATGTCGATCCGGTCGAGTTTCGCTCGGGTGCTCATATCGCTCTATTCTCGAATCGG encodes the following:
- a CDS encoding Lrp/AsnC family transcriptional regulator — its product is MSTRAKLDRIDIKILAELQRNGNTTNANLAAAVGLSASPCLQRVKRLEAAGVISGYGAHINMAKLTNTVSVFTEVMLRDHRRDDFVRFEANVRDIDEITECHLVSGGYDYLLKFVVKDIGHYQEVVERLLDRNLGIEKYFSYIVIRSPFVKHGVPLDKLLSDED